The following proteins are co-located in the Phoenix dactylifera cultivar Barhee BC4 unplaced genomic scaffold, palm_55x_up_171113_PBpolish2nd_filt_p 000077F, whole genome shotgun sequence genome:
- the LOC103715079 gene encoding NADH dehydrogenase [ubiquinone] iron-sulfur protein 5-B-like, whose product MASGWGITGNKGRCYDFWMDFSECMSRCREPKDCSLLREDYLECLHHAKEFQRRNRIYKEEQRQIRAAARRAKEETEEGGAGTHH is encoded by the exons atGGCGTCGGGGTGGGGGATAACGGGGAACAAGGGGCGGTGCTACGACTTCTGGATGGACTTCAGCGAGTGCATGTCGCGTTGCCGAGAGCCCAAGGACTGCTCCCTCCTCCGCGAGGACTACCTCGAGTGCCTCCACCACGCCAAAgag TTCCAACGGAGAAACAGAATTTATAAAGAGGAGCAACGTCAAATCAGAGCAGCTGCAAGAAGGGCCAAGGAGGAAACTGAAGAAGGTGGTGCAGGCACTCATCATTAG